A single window of Drosophila suzukii chromosome 3, CBGP_Dsuzu_IsoJpt1.0, whole genome shotgun sequence DNA harbors:
- the DCP2 gene encoding uncharacterized protein DCP2 isoform X2 — protein MEIAPLINNAVAAVTASAAVAVSASANVTRSSSSKENDNVNNLALLASVTLQKVLNINNNNNNQHCNNNNRSHSSDIKQSEQQKPQQPQRRYLDIKSESDVLSQLLKTGAVFTPTPTAPIAIERKKQSQQQQQHQYAQQQQQHHHQQQQCSAQKQRLNSSISSTHSSTSTNSSYGSSSSEDAAAASATLATTTPRANTTKASSIKLPEKSKIPSDILDDLASRFIINVPDMELNNLIRMCFQIELAHWFYLDFFCAPETGEDGETPKNVQRKLPTVGIKQFAMQLFQHIPFLNKHFDTVDQILDQWKNYKLSVPTYGAILVSEDHNHCLLVQSYFARNSWGFPKGKINENEDPAHCATREVYEETGFDITDIIDANDYIEAFINYQYTRLYVVRNIPMDTQFVPRTRNEIKCCDWFRIDALPVNKNDAISKAKLGKNSNSFFMIMPFVKRLKKWVNERKAGIEPRRRKCSGQQSPKATSPTNMNGSCKKDVAGVRNESRRQRHKSMGDLDGVKLNNLSGKVAAGPGAGSAAPASATAAINSMNICNSNGKRNKQNAAAGSNQTTPLTTATAVTSNGAVGGGTISSKRQLFHSQSQNDAQQSASNEKIVSSFDLIRKEKQQQLKAAKAQKQQQQQQQRLRTKSQSDKQYNPQQPVKILGQQQPTTGMDLIAMLSAAAAAQKTPKNEQPAQQQQQPRPRPASVSLNFGAGGAAGATPSAPDAQDMHKLQRMASGTNLRILKRAQSQQPQQLQLQQQQQQLGVDFTPNFNSWTNFSFTKNFIANVFC, from the exons ATGGAAATTGCACCACTGATCAATAACGCCGTCGCTGCAGTCACAGCCTCTGCCGCCGTCGCTGTCTCTGCCTCTGCCAACGTCAcgcgcagcagcagcagcaaggAGAATGATAACG TCAACAATCTTGCGCTGCTCGCTTCGGTGACGTTACAAAAAGTGCTAAatatcaacaacaacaacaataaccaGCACTGCAATAACAACAACCGTAGCCACAGCAGCGATATCAAGCAAAGCGAGCAACAAAAACCACAGCAACCACAACGACGATACCTCGATATTAAGAGCGAATCCGATGTATTAAGCCAATTGCTTAAAACTGGAGCAGTTTTCACCCCCACGCCCACAGCGCCCATTGCCATCGAGAGGAAGAAGCAgtcccagcagcagcagcaacaccaatatgcacaacagcaacagcaacatcatcatcagcagcagcaatgcAGCGCACAGAAGCAACGCCTCAACTCATCCATATCATCGACCCACTCATCGACATCAACGAACTCCTCCTACGGCAGCTCATCCTCGGAGGATGCTGCAGCCGCATCTGCCACATTAGCCACCACAACACCAAGAGCAAACACCACGAAGGCGTCCAGCATTAAATTGCCAGAGAAATCGAAAATTCCGTCCGATATACTTGATGATCTGGCCAGTCGGTTTATAATCAATGTACCGGACATGGAGCTAAATAATCTAATTCGAATGTGTTTTCAAATCGAGCTGGCACACTGGTTctatttggattttttttgtgCCCCCGAAACTGGCGAGGATGGCGAGACCCCGAAGAATGTCCAGCGAAAGCTGCCAACGGTGGGCATCAAGCAGTTTGCCATGCAGTTGTTCCAA CACATTCCCTTTCTGAACAAACACTTTGACACCGTGGATCAAATCCTCGACCAGTGGAAGAACTACAAGCTGTCGGTGCCCACATATGGAGCTATTTTGGTGTCCGAGGATCACAACCATTGCTTGCTAGTGCAGTCCTACTTTGCACGCAACTCCTGGGGATTTCCTAAGGGCAAGATCAACGAGAATGAGGATCCAGCTCATTGCGCCACGAGAGAG GTTTACGAGGAAACCGGGTTCGACATTACGGACATCATCGATGCCAACGACTACATCGAGGCTTTCATCAACTACCAGTACACGCGGCTGTACGTGGTGCGAAACATACCGATGGACACGCAGTTCGTGCCCCGCACCCGAAATGAGATCAAGTGCTGCGACTGGTTCCGCATCGATGCGCTGCCGGTGAACAAGAACGATGCCATATCGAAGGCCAAGCTGGGCAAGAACTCCAATTCCTTCTTCATGATCATGCCGTTTGTGAAGCGCCTGAAGAAGTGGGTGAACGAGCGGAAGGCTGGAATTGAACCGCGTCGTCGCAAATGCTCCGGCCAGCAATCGCCAAAAGCGACCTCGCCCACCAACATGAACGGGAGTTGCAAGAAGGACGTCGCAGGTGTGCGAAATGAATCACGACGTCAGAGACACAAGTCAATGGGCGATTTGGATGGTGTCAAGTTAAATAATCTCAGTGGCAAGGTGGCAGCTGGACCAGGAGCGGGATCGGCAGCTCCTGCCTCCGCCACCGCTGCCATCAACTCCATGAACATTTGCAATAGCAATGGGAAACGCAATAAACAAAACGCGGCTGCGGGCAGCAATCAAACAACGCCActaacaacagcaacagcagtgaCGTCAAATGGAGCCGTAGGGGGCGGCACAATATCCTCCAAGCGTCAACTGTTCCACAGCCAAAGTCAGAACGATGCACAGCAATCGGCAAGCAATGAGAAG ATTGTCAGCTCCTTTGATTTAATACGCAAGGAGAAGCAGCAACAACTTAAGGCAGCTAAGGCGCagaagcaacagcagcaacagcaacagcgaTTGCGCACCAAGTCCCAGAGTGATAAGCAGTACAACCCACAGCAGCCAGTGAAGATCTTGGGACAACAGCAGCCCACAACGGGCATGGATTTGATAGCTATGCTATCGGCAGCGGCCGCAGCTCAAAAGACACCAAAGAATGAGCAGCcagcacagcagcagcagcaaccacGACCACGACCAGCTTCTGTGTCGCTTAACTTTGGAGCAGGAGGTGCCGCAGGTGCCACACCATCTGCTCCGGATGCCCAGGACATGCACAAGCTGCAGCGTATGGCCTCGGGCACAAATTTGAGGATTTTGAAGCGAGCCCAATCACAACAACCGCAGCAGTTGCAactacagcagcaacagcagcagttGGGCGTTGACTTTACGCCAAATTTCAATTCGTGGACGAATTTCTCCTTCACCAAGAACTTCATAGCAAATGTGTTTTGCTAA
- the DCP2 gene encoding uncharacterized protein DCP2 isoform X1 — translation MEIAPLINNAVAAVTASAAVAVSASANVTRSSSSKENDNVNNLALLASVTLQKVLNINNNNNNQHCNNNNRSHSSDIKQSEQQKPQQPQRRYLDIKSESDVLSQLLKTGAVFTPTPTAPIAIERKKQSQQQQQHQYAQQQQQHHHQQQQCSAQKQRLNSSISSTHSSTSTNSSYGSSSSEDAAAASATLATTTPRANTTKASSIKLPEKSKIPSDILDDLASRFIINVPDMELNNLIRMCFQIELAHWFYLDFFCAPETGEDGETPKNVQRKLPTVGIKQFAMQLFQHIPFLNKHFDTVDQILDQWKNYKLSVPTYGAILVSEDHNHCLLVQSYFARNSWGFPKGKINENEDPAHCATREVYEETGFDITDIIDANDYIEAFINYQYTRLYVVRNIPMDTQFVPRTRNEIKCCDWFRIDALPVNKNDAISKAKLGKNSNSFFMIMPFVKRLKKWVNERKAGIEPRRRKCSGQQSPKATSPTNMNGSCKKDVAGVRNESRRQRHKSMGDLDGVKLNNLSGKVAAGPGAGSAAPASATAAINSMNICNSNGKRNKQNAAAGSNQTTPLTTATAVTSNGAVGGGTISSKRQLFHSQSQNDAQQSASNEKQIVSSFDLIRKEKQQQLKAAKAQKQQQQQQQRLRTKSQSDKQYNPQQPVKILGQQQPTTGMDLIAMLSAAAAAQKTPKNEQPAQQQQQPRPRPASVSLNFGAGGAAGATPSAPDAQDMHKLQRMASGTNLRILKRAQSQQPQQLQLQQQQQQLGVDFTPNFNSWTNFSFTKNFIANVFC, via the exons ATGGAAATTGCACCACTGATCAATAACGCCGTCGCTGCAGTCACAGCCTCTGCCGCCGTCGCTGTCTCTGCCTCTGCCAACGTCAcgcgcagcagcagcagcaaggAGAATGATAACG TCAACAATCTTGCGCTGCTCGCTTCGGTGACGTTACAAAAAGTGCTAAatatcaacaacaacaacaataaccaGCACTGCAATAACAACAACCGTAGCCACAGCAGCGATATCAAGCAAAGCGAGCAACAAAAACCACAGCAACCACAACGACGATACCTCGATATTAAGAGCGAATCCGATGTATTAAGCCAATTGCTTAAAACTGGAGCAGTTTTCACCCCCACGCCCACAGCGCCCATTGCCATCGAGAGGAAGAAGCAgtcccagcagcagcagcaacaccaatatgcacaacagcaacagcaacatcatcatcagcagcagcaatgcAGCGCACAGAAGCAACGCCTCAACTCATCCATATCATCGACCCACTCATCGACATCAACGAACTCCTCCTACGGCAGCTCATCCTCGGAGGATGCTGCAGCCGCATCTGCCACATTAGCCACCACAACACCAAGAGCAAACACCACGAAGGCGTCCAGCATTAAATTGCCAGAGAAATCGAAAATTCCGTCCGATATACTTGATGATCTGGCCAGTCGGTTTATAATCAATGTACCGGACATGGAGCTAAATAATCTAATTCGAATGTGTTTTCAAATCGAGCTGGCACACTGGTTctatttggattttttttgtgCCCCCGAAACTGGCGAGGATGGCGAGACCCCGAAGAATGTCCAGCGAAAGCTGCCAACGGTGGGCATCAAGCAGTTTGCCATGCAGTTGTTCCAA CACATTCCCTTTCTGAACAAACACTTTGACACCGTGGATCAAATCCTCGACCAGTGGAAGAACTACAAGCTGTCGGTGCCCACATATGGAGCTATTTTGGTGTCCGAGGATCACAACCATTGCTTGCTAGTGCAGTCCTACTTTGCACGCAACTCCTGGGGATTTCCTAAGGGCAAGATCAACGAGAATGAGGATCCAGCTCATTGCGCCACGAGAGAG GTTTACGAGGAAACCGGGTTCGACATTACGGACATCATCGATGCCAACGACTACATCGAGGCTTTCATCAACTACCAGTACACGCGGCTGTACGTGGTGCGAAACATACCGATGGACACGCAGTTCGTGCCCCGCACCCGAAATGAGATCAAGTGCTGCGACTGGTTCCGCATCGATGCGCTGCCGGTGAACAAGAACGATGCCATATCGAAGGCCAAGCTGGGCAAGAACTCCAATTCCTTCTTCATGATCATGCCGTTTGTGAAGCGCCTGAAGAAGTGGGTGAACGAGCGGAAGGCTGGAATTGAACCGCGTCGTCGCAAATGCTCCGGCCAGCAATCGCCAAAAGCGACCTCGCCCACCAACATGAACGGGAGTTGCAAGAAGGACGTCGCAGGTGTGCGAAATGAATCACGACGTCAGAGACACAAGTCAATGGGCGATTTGGATGGTGTCAAGTTAAATAATCTCAGTGGCAAGGTGGCAGCTGGACCAGGAGCGGGATCGGCAGCTCCTGCCTCCGCCACCGCTGCCATCAACTCCATGAACATTTGCAATAGCAATGGGAAACGCAATAAACAAAACGCGGCTGCGGGCAGCAATCAAACAACGCCActaacaacagcaacagcagtgaCGTCAAATGGAGCCGTAGGGGGCGGCACAATATCCTCCAAGCGTCAACTGTTCCACAGCCAAAGTCAGAACGATGCACAGCAATCGGCAAGCAATGAGAAG CAGATTGTCAGCTCCTTTGATTTAATACGCAAGGAGAAGCAGCAACAACTTAAGGCAGCTAAGGCGCagaagcaacagcagcaacagcaacagcgaTTGCGCACCAAGTCCCAGAGTGATAAGCAGTACAACCCACAGCAGCCAGTGAAGATCTTGGGACAACAGCAGCCCACAACGGGCATGGATTTGATAGCTATGCTATCGGCAGCGGCCGCAGCTCAAAAGACACCAAAGAATGAGCAGCcagcacagcagcagcagcaaccacGACCACGACCAGCTTCTGTGTCGCTTAACTTTGGAGCAGGAGGTGCCGCAGGTGCCACACCATCTGCTCCGGATGCCCAGGACATGCACAAGCTGCAGCGTATGGCCTCGGGCACAAATTTGAGGATTTTGAAGCGAGCCCAATCACAACAACCGCAGCAGTTGCAactacagcagcaacagcagcagttGGGCGTTGACTTTACGCCAAATTTCAATTCGTGGACGAATTTCTCCTTCACCAAGAACTTCATAGCAAATGTGTTTTGCTAA
- the DCP2 gene encoding methylcytosine dioxygenase TET isoform X3 — protein sequence MITVYEETGFDITDIIDANDYIEAFINYQYTRLYVVRNIPMDTQFVPRTRNEIKCCDWFRIDALPVNKNDAISKAKLGKNSNSFFMIMPFVKRLKKWVNERKAGIEPRRRKCSGQQSPKATSPTNMNGSCKKDVAGVRNESRRQRHKSMGDLDGVKLNNLSGKVAAGPGAGSAAPASATAAINSMNICNSNGKRNKQNAAAGSNQTTPLTTATAVTSNGAVGGGTISSKRQLFHSQSQNDAQQSASNEKQIVSSFDLIRKEKQQQLKAAKAQKQQQQQQQRLRTKSQSDKQYNPQQPVKILGQQQPTTGMDLIAMLSAAAAAQKTPKNEQPAQQQQQPRPRPASVSLNFGAGGAAGATPSAPDAQDMHKLQRMASGTNLRILKRAQSQQPQQLQLQQQQQQLGVDFTPNFNSWTNFSFTKNFIANVFC from the exons ATGATAACG GTTTACGAGGAAACCGGGTTCGACATTACGGACATCATCGATGCCAACGACTACATCGAGGCTTTCATCAACTACCAGTACACGCGGCTGTACGTGGTGCGAAACATACCGATGGACACGCAGTTCGTGCCCCGCACCCGAAATGAGATCAAGTGCTGCGACTGGTTCCGCATCGATGCGCTGCCGGTGAACAAGAACGATGCCATATCGAAGGCCAAGCTGGGCAAGAACTCCAATTCCTTCTTCATGATCATGCCGTTTGTGAAGCGCCTGAAGAAGTGGGTGAACGAGCGGAAGGCTGGAATTGAACCGCGTCGTCGCAAATGCTCCGGCCAGCAATCGCCAAAAGCGACCTCGCCCACCAACATGAACGGGAGTTGCAAGAAGGACGTCGCAGGTGTGCGAAATGAATCACGACGTCAGAGACACAAGTCAATGGGCGATTTGGATGGTGTCAAGTTAAATAATCTCAGTGGCAAGGTGGCAGCTGGACCAGGAGCGGGATCGGCAGCTCCTGCCTCCGCCACCGCTGCCATCAACTCCATGAACATTTGCAATAGCAATGGGAAACGCAATAAACAAAACGCGGCTGCGGGCAGCAATCAAACAACGCCActaacaacagcaacagcagtgaCGTCAAATGGAGCCGTAGGGGGCGGCACAATATCCTCCAAGCGTCAACTGTTCCACAGCCAAAGTCAGAACGATGCACAGCAATCGGCAAGCAATGAGAAG CAGATTGTCAGCTCCTTTGATTTAATACGCAAGGAGAAGCAGCAACAACTTAAGGCAGCTAAGGCGCagaagcaacagcagcaacagcaacagcgaTTGCGCACCAAGTCCCAGAGTGATAAGCAGTACAACCCACAGCAGCCAGTGAAGATCTTGGGACAACAGCAGCCCACAACGGGCATGGATTTGATAGCTATGCTATCGGCAGCGGCCGCAGCTCAAAAGACACCAAAGAATGAGCAGCcagcacagcagcagcagcaaccacGACCACGACCAGCTTCTGTGTCGCTTAACTTTGGAGCAGGAGGTGCCGCAGGTGCCACACCATCTGCTCCGGATGCCCAGGACATGCACAAGCTGCAGCGTATGGCCTCGGGCACAAATTTGAGGATTTTGAAGCGAGCCCAATCACAACAACCGCAGCAGTTGCAactacagcagcaacagcagcagttGGGCGTTGACTTTACGCCAAATTTCAATTCGTGGACGAATTTCTCCTTCACCAAGAACTTCATAGCAAATGTGTTTTGCTAA
- the CkIIalpha-i1 gene encoding zinc finger protein 691: MSNDEVCKLCKNNPAIEEDLEKAKFKSVNKLLQRLFECYKIDIGILGEGSCLCEPCLDEVSRMSESLEKWSKGQEDIRDKALEIDDSEAFQVKFEVPSSDDEEQFPGYYEEQSPGYCEEQSPVYYEEQFPVKDEAQSSGEDGEEQSPGKDGETSTEEYDMERTEEEDDDLSDQNDDMKLAEEDPFQPSADDFFSVGLARDGLAITELFKDRTKTTRMVCTCCDQVLEILAQIRVHSGRARPNPTYYCRVCGSDFPTLRELQTHTMAMGHTQSKCGGRDLEFFCLKCHQMFPRYFDVIRHENSAHSASHPICVTCNVSFKCWEAYEKHMNEHSTESDEAKVFQCRYQNCNQRFRVWARFATHMNWHSGRGNLCPHADCNAEILPGNFMIHMRTHLQPWRFHRMGQFMPLDPTKRVEPDVRKVPYDKRQFEARRARTLRPLKLVQPHPSCGGQFISLPNKISLQQGKYISVDKAKGQRN, encoded by the exons ATGTCAAATGATGAAGTTTGCAAATTATGCAAGAATAACCCGGCGATAGAGGAAGATCTTGAAAAGGCCAAATTCAAATCGGTAAACAAACTGCTGCAAAGACTCTTTGAGTGCTACAAAATTGAT ATCGGCATTCTGGGGGAGGGTTCGTGCCTTTGTGAGCCCTGTTTGGATGAGGTTTCGCGTATGAGCGAATCCCTTGAGAAATGGAGCAAGGGCCAGGAAGATATCCGGGATAAAGCCCTCGAAATAGACGACTCCGAGGCGTTTCAAGTGAAGTTTGAAGTTCCGTCATCCGATGATGAGGAGCAATTCCCCGGATATTATGAGGAGCAATCCCCCGGATATTGTGAGGAGCAATCCCCCGTATATTATGAGGAGCAATTCCCCGTGAAAGATGAAGCACAATCATCCGGGGAAGATGGTGAGGAGCAATCACCAGGGAAAGATGGGGAGACATCAACCGAAGAATACGATATGGAGAGAACAGAAGAGGAAGATGATGATTTATCAGACCAAAACGACGATATGAAACTGGCAGAGGAGGACCCTTTCCAACCATCGGCAGATGATTTCTTCAGCGTGGGCTTGGCCCGCGATGGCTTGGCGATAACCGAGCTCTTCAAGGACAGGACCAAAACCACCCGGATGGTGTGCACTTGTTGCGACCAGGTGCTCGAAATCCTGGCCCAGATTCGAGTACACAGTGGAAGGGCCCGTCCGAATCCGACCTACTATTGCCGTGTATGTGGCTCGGATTTCCCCACTCTGCGCGAGCTACAGACGCACACCATGGCGATGGGGCATACCCAGAGCAAATGCGGTGGCAGGGATCTGGAATTCTTTTGCCTCAAATGCCACCAGATGTTCCCACGATACTTCGACGTTATCCGCCACGAGAATAGCGCCCACAGTGCTTCACATCCCATATGTGTGACGTGCAACGTGTCCTTCAAGTGCTGGGAAGCCTACGAGAAGCACATGAATGAACACAGTACCGAATCTGACGAAGCAAAGGTCTTCCAGTGCCGCTATCAGAACTGCAATCAAAGGTTCCGGGTGTGGGCCCGTTTTGCGACGCACATGAACTGGCACAGTGGCCGGGGTAACCTCTGCCCGCATGCCGATTGCAATGCGGAAATACTGCCCGGGAATTTCATGATACACATGCGCACGCACTTACAGCCATGGCGATTCCATCGGATGGGCCAGTTTATGCCCTTGGATCCTACAAAGCGGGTGGAACCGGATGTTCGAAAGGTGCCGTACGACAAACGACAGTTTGAGGCCCGGCGGGCTCGCACTCTCCGTCCGCTAAAGCTCGTCCAGCCGCATCCGTCCTGCGGAGGACAGTTCATCAGCCTGCCCAATAAAATATCTCTGCAGCAGGGCAAGTACATAAGTGTTGACAAGGCAAAAGGCCAAAGAAATTAG